In Pseudomonas sp. ADAK2, the genomic window CAGACGCTTCACCCAATTCCGAGCGCAAGCGGCCGCCATCGAAAATCGGCAGCGAGATCGCCGGGCCGACGCTGTAGTTGAGTTTCTTGCCGGTCAGGAACTCCAGCGCCCCGCCGCCCGTGGCCATGTAGCCGAGGCTGCCGACCAGGTCGACGTTGGGGTAGAAACCAGCATGGGCAACATCAATGCCGCGGGCCTGGGCTGCGACTTGCCAACGGGCGGCGACCACGTCCGGGCGCTGACCGAGCAATTGCGCGGGCAGCGACGATGGCAGTTTCAGTGCGGCACCCAGCGACAGAGTCGGTCGCTGCAACTGCGCGCCCTCCCCTGGACCTTTGCCTGCCAAAGCGGCGAGTTGGTTGCGGCTCAGGGCGATTTCTTCGTCGAGCGCATCGATCTGTCGATGGGTTTCCGGCAATGGGGTTTCGGCCTGGCTGACTTCGAAATGGGTGCCGATGCCGCCGTTCAGACGTTTTTGTGCGAGGTCGAGAATCTGCTGTTGCTGCTTCAGCGTCGCGGCGACGATGTCCCGTTGCGCGTAATGCAGCGAGAGTTCGATATAGGCGCGCACGATGTTGTTCTGCAATTCGAGTTGGGCCAGCCGTGCTTCCGCCGCCGTCATGTGCGCCATGTCCACAGCGCGCTCGGTGGCGTTGCTTTCGCGGCCCCAAAGGTCGAGGGCGTAGCTGAAGCCCAGCGCGGCATTGTTGTCCCAAGTGGTGGTGTTGGACAGTTCGCCGGGGCCGTAGAACTGATCGGTCGGCCAGTTGTGGCGCTTGAGGGTCGATTCGCCATTGATCTGCAACGACTCGGCAGCCTCGGCGATGCCGGCCATGGACCGGGCCTGACGCACCCGCGCGGCGGCCATGGCCATGGTCGGGCTGCCTTGTACGGCGAGGTCGATCCAGCGGTCCAGTTGCGGGTCGCGATAGGCCTGCCACCATTGCGCGGTGGGCCAGTGAGCGTCCTGTGCAGCGTTCTGGATGGCGTCGTCGGTGGCCAGGGAATCGGCCTCCAGCGCTTTGCCTTGCGGGGCAATGCCTGCGGTACCGATGCAGCCGCTGATTGCCAGGGTTAAAGCCAAAACACTGAGCGTCTTGAGCGCTCTGTTGATGCGACGCGGCACTGCTGAAAATTCCTGAGGTGGGGAGTTATTCCTGCGAGGAGCAATTCTAGGGGTGGGCCTTGTTGGCGATAAGCTGGGATTCCTGTGAATCTTTGTTACCGTTACTGCGATAATCCCTTGGTCGGGGTCTCAGACCCTGAAACTTCGTGTCACAATTTGCCATCGAACCCGAGAGCACCCCATGGACACTTTGCAAAACATGCGCGCCTTCAGTTACGTGGCCGAGGCCGGCAGCTTCACCGCCGCCGCCGTGCAACTGGACACCACCACGGCTAACGTCTCGCGCGCGGTCTCCAACCTGGAAGCCCACCTGCAAACCCGTCTGCTCAACCGCACCACCCGCCGCATCGCCCTGACCGAGGCCGGCAAGCGCTATCTATTACGCTGCGAGCAGATCCTGGCCTACGTCGAAGAAGCCGAAGCCGAAGCCAGCGACGCCCACGCCCGTCCGGCCGGGCAGCTGAAAGTGCACACCATGACCGGCATCGGCCAGCACTTCGTCATTGATGCGATCGCCCGCTACCGCAAGACCCACCCGGACGTGACCTTCGACCTGACCATGGCCAACCGCGTGCCGGACTTGCTGGACGAGGGCTACGACGTGTCCATCGTGCTCGCCAGCGAACTGCCGGACTCGGGCTTCGTTTCCCAGCGCCTGGGCATCACCTACAGCATCGTTTGCGCCTCCCCCGCATACGTGAAAGCCAACGGCTGCGCACACAAGCCCAGCGACTTGCTCAACCACGCGTGCCTGCGCCTGGTGAGCCCGGTGATCCCGCTGGAGAAATGGACCTTCGACGGCCCGGATGGCCAGGAAATGGTCACCATTAGTAGCTCGCCGTTTCTGGTCAACTCCGCCGACGCGATGAAAACCGCCATCATCAGCGGCATGGGCCTGGGCGTGCTGCCGGTGTATGCGGCGATTGAAGGCTTGCGCAATGGCTCGCTGGTGCGGGTGATGCCGAACTACCGCTCGCAGGAGTTAAATCTGTACGCAATCTACCCGTCGCGGCAGTACCTGGATGCGAAGATCAAGACCTGGGTCGAGTACCTGCGCGGGTCGCTGCCGGAGATATTGGCCGCGCATCAGGCGGAGTTGGCGGCGTATGAATTAAGCGGGAGTCTGGGTGGGGCGCGGTTGGCGAATTGAATGTCTATTACGTTGTTAGCTGATCGTTCCCACGCTCCGCGTTCGGCTCCGGAAGGGACGCGGAACGTCCCGGGCTGCATTCCCACGCAGAGCGTGGGAACGATCGTCAATGCCTGATCCCCTTGTAGGAGCCTACAGACAGTCTTACAAATTTCGAATATTTGAGGATGTTTCCGACGTGTTTTGACGGTTGGTGTGTGGGAAGGGAGATGGGTAGGCTTTGGGGGTCGCTGACGCATCAGTGACCGGGTCTGGAAAACCCGAATCGGCTCTCAACCTCTGCACATGGCATACTGCGGCGCTTTTTTCTGCACGCAATGTTATGGCGGCTGTGCGCGGGAGACCTTCGGGTCTGCCGGGTTTGGTTGGGATTGACCGGTTTTTCCAGTCCGCGCACGGCTGCCACCCCTCGTCTGGAAAACGGAAGTGGCAGCTCCATTGATCCCAACATGGAGTAACGAACTTATGTTCAAGCCCACACCGAATCCCCCTCACACCCCCAGCCACCTGTTCCAGGTCGCCCCCAACGCCACCACCGAAACCCTGATGGTCTACGCCAGCGAATCCCTCGCCTCGGCCAGCGTCATGACCAGTGACTTTGCCGGATTCCTCGAAGGCACCCACCGCAACACCATGCTCGGCATCCAGCAAGTCATCATGCTGGCCGAACTGTCGGTGAACCGAGCGCTGGACAACCTCGATCCGCAGGACTGACCTGAACTGATCGCACTGATCGGATCGTTCCCACGCTCTGCGT contains:
- a CDS encoding DUF6124 family protein, which produces MFKPTPNPPHTPSHLFQVAPNATTETLMVYASESLASASVMTSDFAGFLEGTHRNTMLGIQQVIMLAELSVNRALDNLDPQD
- a CDS encoding efflux transporter outer membrane subunit, which codes for MPRRINRALKTLSVLALTLAISGCIGTAGIAPQGKALEADSLATDDAIQNAAQDAHWPTAQWWQAYRDPQLDRWIDLAVQGSPTMAMAAARVRQARSMAGIAEAAESLQINGESTLKRHNWPTDQFYGPGELSNTTTWDNNAALGFSYALDLWGRESNATERAVDMAHMTAAEARLAQLELQNNIVRAYIELSLHYAQRDIVAATLKQQQQILDLAQKRLNGGIGTHFEVSQAETPLPETHRQIDALDEEIALSRNQLAALAGKGPGEGAQLQRPTLSLGAALKLPSSLPAQLLGQRPDVVAARWQVAAQARGIDVAHAGFYPNVDLVGSLGYMATGGGALEFLTGKKLNYSVGPAISLPIFDGGRLRSELGEASAGYDIAVAKYNQTLVNALKNISDQLIRRESMDKQQVFAAESVATAQKTYDIAMIAYQRGLTDYLNVLNAQTLLFKQQQVQQQVQAARLSAHAELVTALGGGLGAGSDVPTDSQTAAPKTPALLK
- a CDS encoding LysR family transcriptional regulator, whose translation is MDTLQNMRAFSYVAEAGSFTAAAVQLDTTTANVSRAVSNLEAHLQTRLLNRTTRRIALTEAGKRYLLRCEQILAYVEEAEAEASDAHARPAGQLKVHTMTGIGQHFVIDAIARYRKTHPDVTFDLTMANRVPDLLDEGYDVSIVLASELPDSGFVSQRLGITYSIVCASPAYVKANGCAHKPSDLLNHACLRLVSPVIPLEKWTFDGPDGQEMVTISSSPFLVNSADAMKTAIISGMGLGVLPVYAAIEGLRNGSLVRVMPNYRSQELNLYAIYPSRQYLDAKIKTWVEYLRGSLPEILAAHQAELAAYELSGSLGGARLAN